A genome region from Sardina pilchardus chromosome 22, fSarPil1.1, whole genome shotgun sequence includes the following:
- the rsph10b gene encoding radial spoke head 10 homolog B isoform X2 yields the protein MKAFTASAGYDPVAHTDDVTAEQENELASASVLSQSQLVEQDGKTTLVNTIIERYEGEKVNGLFIGNGVAYFHGGHVYKGFFSDGLMHGRGIYIWADGVKYEGDFVSNVPMGHGAYTWLDGSCYEGEVFNGIRHGIGTYKCGKTSVTYRGQWHHGQRHGKGIMYYNQEVTSWYEGDWFNNSREGWGVRCYPSGNLYEGQWKNNIRHGQGLMRWLQLGQQYNGSWENGIQHGEGTHTWYLRRVPGTQYPLRNEYTGGFVQGLRHGHGTFYYASGAVYKGEWKSNKKHGQGKFIFKNGRIFEGEFIDDYMAEFPSFCIDGFKTPDLSGIRTHTPTSCEDGPRPAVDSSGWTSVLGPDMTLEIHTLLDRLPEAHRDLEIKQVEFAVLRHISELRSIYGFYSSLGLGESPDNTFLLTRLQLWRMLTDCNTHLQGVTLAQVDRLVSGGDIPPEEIHSPFSTMLLRTFVSSLVILSYHMYHKTVGSSGGIIVACFSKLMRENIIPNAKQVKGLLFRESMRAVIAMNYIDKSWEIHQAFCQFNSITHLDKTMTMRQFIWMFQDLDLFDSVLTPRTVLQILSLENPSVYSESHSNLDIEMVFLEFYEALLGCTEVKSQRAVQSSAESLSEAISSVAAPDGGTSQQTPQCPSPMVGSAAKSSNRTSAGGSSAKSIKVRKSKDRDTPCTPEVVACRQSPADLTRPGTGSRPETGHCEAEVVSDTLVQSMAALDPKEPLLLGGTEGGELESWIHWTHHFFSKSFFSAYEHMLLLRREVEEEALREAARTRTALAKAKKAARQRELWEVEERRREEEEEEEADRAEAQEEDNAMASALTTPVASATSMGLSKHSPSSGSRKKKK from the exons ATGAAAGCCTTCACGGCAAGCGCTGGATATGATCCAGTAGCGCACACGGACGATGTGACAGCAGAGCAGGAGAATGAGTTGGCCTCAGCATCAGTCTTGTCACAATCACAACTTGTAGAGCAAGATGGAAAAACTACCCTTGTCAACACAATAATTGAAAG ATATGAAGGTGAAAAGGTTAATGGCCTGTTCATCGGCAATGGGGTCGCATATTTCCATGGAGGCCATGTTTACAAG GGTTTCTTTTCAGATGGACTAATGCACGGGCGCGGCATCTACATATGGGCAGATGGAGTCAAATATGAG GGAGACTTTGTTTCAAATGTCCCAATGGGTCATGGGGCCTACACATGGCTGGACGGAAGCTGTTATGAGGGTGAGGTGTTCAATGGAATTCGTCATGGCATCGGAACCTACAAATGTGGCAAAACCTCTGTAACCTACAGAGGGCAGTGGCACCACGGACAGCGCCACGGCAAG GGTATAATGTACTACAACCAGGAGGTGACCTCTTGGTATGAAGGAGACTGGTTCAACAACAGCAGGGAAGGATGGGGAGTGCGTtg TTACCCATCTGGAAACCTTTACGAGGGTCAGTGGAAGAACAACATCAGACACGGGCAAGGGCTGATGAGGTGGCTGCAGCTCGGGCAACAGTACAATGGATCATGGGAAAATGGCATTCAG CATGGAGAGGGCACGCACACGTGGTACCTGAGGAGGGTCCCTGGCACCCAGTACCCTCTGAGGAACGAGTACACGGGTGGCTTTGTGCAGGGGCTGCGTCACGGCCACGGCACCTTCTACTATGCAAGTGGAGCTGTGTACAAGGGCGAGTGGAAGTCTAACAAAAAACACGGCCAG GGCAAGTTTATATTCAAAAATGGGCGCATATTTGAAGGGGAGTTTATTGATGACTATATGGCAGAGTTCCCTTCATTTTGCATCGATGGCTTCAAAACCCCAGATCTAAGTGGGATCcggacacacactcccacctccTGTGAAG ATGGTCCAAGGCCAGCGGTGGATTCCTCTGGTTGGACCTCAGTGCTTGGGCCTGACATGACTCTTGAAATCCACACGCTGCTGGACAGACTCCCTGAGGCTCACAGAGATCTAGAAATCAAACAG gtggaGTTTGCCGTGCTGCGGCACATCTCTGAGCTCCGCTCCATCTACGGTTTCTACAGCAGCCTGGGCCTGGGCGAGTCTCCAGACAACACCTTCCTGCTGACACGCCTGCAGCTGTGGCGCATGCTCACGGACtgcaacacacacctgcagggcGTCACGCTGGCCCAGGTGGACCGGCTCGTCAGCGGAG GGGATATCCCACCTGAGGAGATTCACTCTCCTTTCTCCACCATGTTGCTTAGGACCTTCGTAAGCTCTTTAGTCATCCTGTCATATCACATGTACCATAAGACAGTTGG ATCATCTGGTGGCATCATTGTTGCATGCTTCTCCAAGCTGATGAGAGAAAACATTATCCCTAATGCAAAACAAGTCAAAG GTCTTTTATTCCGGGAGTCGATGCGAGCAGTGATTGCTATGAATTATATCGATAAAAGCTGGGAGATTCACCAGGCCTTCTGTCAATTTAACTCAATCACACACCTTGACAAAACCATGACCATGAGGCAATTCATATGGATGTTTCAG GATCTTGACCTGTTCGACAGTGTTCTGACACCTAGAACAGTCTTGCAGATTCTGTCTCTGGAGAATCCATCGGTCTACAGTGAATCCCATAGTAATCTGGATATAGAG ATGGTTTTCCTGGAGTTCTACGAGGCGTTACTGGGCTGTACTGAAGTGAAGAGCCAGAGGGCCGTGCAGTCGTCAGCAGAGAGCCTGAGTGAGGCCATTAGCTCAGTGGCTGCACCGGATGGAGGGACCAGTCAGCAGACCCCCCAGTGCCCCTCACCTATG GTTGGGTCCGCGGCAAAGTCCTCAAACCGAACATCAGCTGGGGGGAGCAGCGCTAAATCAATAAAG GTGAGAAAATCCAAAGACAGAGACACCCCTTGCACACCTGAGGTGGTGGCTTGCAGACAGAGCCCAGCAG ATTTGACCAGACCAGGGACCGGTAGCCGTCCAGAGACGGGCCACTGTGAGGCTGAAGTGGTCTCAGACACCCTGGTCCAGTCCATGGCAGCTCTGGATCCTAAAG AGCCCCTACTGCTGGGAGGCACTGAAGGCGGCGAGCTGGAGAGCTGGATTCACTGGACTCACCATTTCTTCAGCAAGAGCTTCTTCTCCGCCTACGAGCACATGCTGCTGctgaggagggaggtggaggaggaggcgctcAGGGAGGCGGCCCGTACACGGACCGCGCTCGCAAAGGCCAAAAAGGCAGCCAG GCAGCGGGAGCTGTGGGAGGTGGAAGAGAGGcgcagggaggaagaggaggaggaggaggctgacaGAGCGGAGGCCCAGGAGGAAGACAACGCCATGGCCTCAGCGCTGACCACCCCCGTGGCCTCCGCCACCTCCATGGGCCTGTCCAAACACTCCCCGAGCAGCGGCAGCCGCAAGAAGAAGAAATGA
- the rsph10b gene encoding radial spoke head 10 homolog B isoform X1, whose amino-acid sequence MKAFTASAGYDPVAHTDDVTAEQENELASASVLSQSQLVEQDGKTTLVNTIIERYEGEKVNGLFIGNGVAYFHGGHVYKGFFSDGLMHGRGIYIWADGVKYEGDFVSNVPMGHGAYTWLDGSCYEGEVFNGIRHGIGTYKCGKTSVTYRGQWHHGQRHGKGIMYYNQEVTSWYEGDWFNNSREGWGVRCYPSGNLYEGQWKNNIRHGQGLMRWLQLGQQYNGSWENGIQHGEGTHTWYLRRVPGTQYPLRNEYTGGFVQGLRHGHGTFYYASGAVYKGEWKSNKKHGQGKFIFKNGRIFEGEFIDDYMAEFPSFCIDGFKTPDLSGIRTHTPTSCEEDGPRPAVDSSGWTSVLGPDMTLEIHTLLDRLPEAHRDLEIKQVEFAVLRHISELRSIYGFYSSLGLGESPDNTFLLTRLQLWRMLTDCNTHLQGVTLAQVDRLVSGGDIPPEEIHSPFSTMLLRTFVSSLVILSYHMYHKTVGSSGGIIVACFSKLMRENIIPNAKQVKGLLFRESMRAVIAMNYIDKSWEIHQAFCQFNSITHLDKTMTMRQFIWMFQDLDLFDSVLTPRTVLQILSLENPSVYSESHSNLDIEMVFLEFYEALLGCTEVKSQRAVQSSAESLSEAISSVAAPDGGTSQQTPQCPSPMVGSAAKSSNRTSAGGSSAKSIKVRKSKDRDTPCTPEVVACRQSPADLTRPGTGSRPETGHCEAEVVSDTLVQSMAALDPKEPLLLGGTEGGELESWIHWTHHFFSKSFFSAYEHMLLLRREVEEEALREAARTRTALAKAKKAARQRELWEVEERRREEEEEEEADRAEAQEEDNAMASALTTPVASATSMGLSKHSPSSGSRKKKK is encoded by the exons ATGAAAGCCTTCACGGCAAGCGCTGGATATGATCCAGTAGCGCACACGGACGATGTGACAGCAGAGCAGGAGAATGAGTTGGCCTCAGCATCAGTCTTGTCACAATCACAACTTGTAGAGCAAGATGGAAAAACTACCCTTGTCAACACAATAATTGAAAG ATATGAAGGTGAAAAGGTTAATGGCCTGTTCATCGGCAATGGGGTCGCATATTTCCATGGAGGCCATGTTTACAAG GGTTTCTTTTCAGATGGACTAATGCACGGGCGCGGCATCTACATATGGGCAGATGGAGTCAAATATGAG GGAGACTTTGTTTCAAATGTCCCAATGGGTCATGGGGCCTACACATGGCTGGACGGAAGCTGTTATGAGGGTGAGGTGTTCAATGGAATTCGTCATGGCATCGGAACCTACAAATGTGGCAAAACCTCTGTAACCTACAGAGGGCAGTGGCACCACGGACAGCGCCACGGCAAG GGTATAATGTACTACAACCAGGAGGTGACCTCTTGGTATGAAGGAGACTGGTTCAACAACAGCAGGGAAGGATGGGGAGTGCGTtg TTACCCATCTGGAAACCTTTACGAGGGTCAGTGGAAGAACAACATCAGACACGGGCAAGGGCTGATGAGGTGGCTGCAGCTCGGGCAACAGTACAATGGATCATGGGAAAATGGCATTCAG CATGGAGAGGGCACGCACACGTGGTACCTGAGGAGGGTCCCTGGCACCCAGTACCCTCTGAGGAACGAGTACACGGGTGGCTTTGTGCAGGGGCTGCGTCACGGCCACGGCACCTTCTACTATGCAAGTGGAGCTGTGTACAAGGGCGAGTGGAAGTCTAACAAAAAACACGGCCAG GGCAAGTTTATATTCAAAAATGGGCGCATATTTGAAGGGGAGTTTATTGATGACTATATGGCAGAGTTCCCTTCATTTTGCATCGATGGCTTCAAAACCCCAGATCTAAGTGGGATCcggacacacactcccacctccTGTGAAG AAGATGGTCCAAGGCCAGCGGTGGATTCCTCTGGTTGGACCTCAGTGCTTGGGCCTGACATGACTCTTGAAATCCACACGCTGCTGGACAGACTCCCTGAGGCTCACAGAGATCTAGAAATCAAACAG gtggaGTTTGCCGTGCTGCGGCACATCTCTGAGCTCCGCTCCATCTACGGTTTCTACAGCAGCCTGGGCCTGGGCGAGTCTCCAGACAACACCTTCCTGCTGACACGCCTGCAGCTGTGGCGCATGCTCACGGACtgcaacacacacctgcagggcGTCACGCTGGCCCAGGTGGACCGGCTCGTCAGCGGAG GGGATATCCCACCTGAGGAGATTCACTCTCCTTTCTCCACCATGTTGCTTAGGACCTTCGTAAGCTCTTTAGTCATCCTGTCATATCACATGTACCATAAGACAGTTGG ATCATCTGGTGGCATCATTGTTGCATGCTTCTCCAAGCTGATGAGAGAAAACATTATCCCTAATGCAAAACAAGTCAAAG GTCTTTTATTCCGGGAGTCGATGCGAGCAGTGATTGCTATGAATTATATCGATAAAAGCTGGGAGATTCACCAGGCCTTCTGTCAATTTAACTCAATCACACACCTTGACAAAACCATGACCATGAGGCAATTCATATGGATGTTTCAG GATCTTGACCTGTTCGACAGTGTTCTGACACCTAGAACAGTCTTGCAGATTCTGTCTCTGGAGAATCCATCGGTCTACAGTGAATCCCATAGTAATCTGGATATAGAG ATGGTTTTCCTGGAGTTCTACGAGGCGTTACTGGGCTGTACTGAAGTGAAGAGCCAGAGGGCCGTGCAGTCGTCAGCAGAGAGCCTGAGTGAGGCCATTAGCTCAGTGGCTGCACCGGATGGAGGGACCAGTCAGCAGACCCCCCAGTGCCCCTCACCTATG GTTGGGTCCGCGGCAAAGTCCTCAAACCGAACATCAGCTGGGGGGAGCAGCGCTAAATCAATAAAG GTGAGAAAATCCAAAGACAGAGACACCCCTTGCACACCTGAGGTGGTGGCTTGCAGACAGAGCCCAGCAG ATTTGACCAGACCAGGGACCGGTAGCCGTCCAGAGACGGGCCACTGTGAGGCTGAAGTGGTCTCAGACACCCTGGTCCAGTCCATGGCAGCTCTGGATCCTAAAG AGCCCCTACTGCTGGGAGGCACTGAAGGCGGCGAGCTGGAGAGCTGGATTCACTGGACTCACCATTTCTTCAGCAAGAGCTTCTTCTCCGCCTACGAGCACATGCTGCTGctgaggagggaggtggaggaggaggcgctcAGGGAGGCGGCCCGTACACGGACCGCGCTCGCAAAGGCCAAAAAGGCAGCCAG GCAGCGGGAGCTGTGGGAGGTGGAAGAGAGGcgcagggaggaagaggaggaggaggaggctgacaGAGCGGAGGCCCAGGAGGAAGACAACGCCATGGCCTCAGCGCTGACCACCCCCGTGGCCTCCGCCACCTCCATGGGCCTGTCCAAACACTCCCCGAGCAGCGGCAGCCGCAAGAAGAAGAAATGA